The Primulina tabacum isolate GXHZ01 chromosome 1, ASM2559414v2, whole genome shotgun sequence genome contains the following window.
GGTTTTCTTTTATACTGTAAAAAATTGCAATATGTCATGTGCACTGCTGGACTCAATGCTTTGTATCTTGAAGTGCTTGTTTATGGACCTTAAATTTGTTATCTTTCTAATGCTTAAAATCCAACCAAAGTTCAAATTTGGTGTTGGTTTATGTTTTTTGTCCCATATATTATAACAATAAtagatacatacatatatatatacatacatacatatatatatatatatatgggcaGTCAACAAAAAAGGCCCAATCAATGTCAAATTAAAAAAGCAAGTGGGAATCATATTCTATAATTTGTCATtcttatcattattattaatatattgatttgttgTATACCGTCACGAATAATTTATGGCCGACGAAGCTAATGtttaaataaaaagttttaaatcacttaatttatattaatattgtTAGTAAAACTTAGCATCTGCTCAGTAACTGAAActgaaattatatatttaccatattaattaattgaccTGAAATCTAAAACCAAGATGAACATATAAAagaaactttaattattttttaattgacctatatattttttcatcattattattaaaaatttatttattattattacttaaaGAATATCAATATCTATGTCTGAATATTCTTGTTAAGCAAAGTCAACGTCGCCGCTACGTGTGCAATAATACTTTGGACCAGACTCCATAGCACACGGCTTTTCTCTCATCTATCCCaatattttatccataatttcgaGTATTTATGCGAAGACATCCCAATAATTTCTGAGTCTTAAAAACAACCATCTGAATAAAAGAAGATGAATCCCGGAGAAGAGATTGAAATTCTTGGGTTTGATGATGATTTGTTCGATCGTCTGCCAGATGAGATTGTTCTTTCAATCTTCAATAAGCTGCAGGATGCAAAGTCTCTGTGTTTGTCCATGTCTGTGTGCAAACGGTTTAATTCCATTGTACCTAAAGTTGATGAAGTTTTCCTCTCCATCCCATGGAAAAGGGGAAGAGAGGGTGGCAAAGAATGTGAAGAGATTTCTTCCAAGAATTTGTTCAGGAATTTTGTTGGAAGAGCCCTGATGAGATTTAAACCCATCCGTTTTATTTCTCGGATGATGAGGTTCAGATCAAGAAACGGGGATAACAGCTGTGATTACTGTTCCCATTATGTGCCGAATGGTGTCTTGAAGCCGTTTGATGAATTGCGAGCGCTTCATCTCAGGCTACCGTGCCATGGATTTCAGAAATTGGGCTCAAGAAATGGTGAGAGCGGCGGTAATTCGACGACTTTTCTGAAGTGGAAGGCGGAGTTCGGGAGCCAACTGCAGAGCTGTGTGATTGTTGGAGCTAAATCTTGGTCCGAAAAGTGTGAAAACCATGTGGTTAATTCGGTAGAAGCAGAGCAGGAATCGCGTGTGATGACGGAAGCCGAGCTGAAACTAAGGATTGTGTGGACGCTTTCTTGCTTGATCGCGGCATCCGCCAGGCATTACTTGATTCAAGAAACGGTGAAAGATCGGAAAATGGTCGAGAACGTGGTGGTTTCGGATGAGAGTGAGCAGGGAATGATTTGCATGAGCAAAGAACAGATTGAAGAGATGAAGGGAAAGGGGAAAGGTGGGATCTTGACGGATTGCAGGAGTTTGAGGATGAAGATATGGTATGCGGAGAAGATGAAGCTGCCGGGTTGTGGGAAGGTTATGGAGGGGGCTACGCTGGTGGTGATAAGGCCAGATTCCTGCGGAGAGGGGAAGTGGAGGAGGAGTAACGCCGACTTGGTGGCGGCGGCGTTTGGTGGCGAGGGGGAGGAGAAGTTGGTGAGGGAATTTGCCAGGAAATTGGTGGTGATAAAGAAATGTTTGACGCTGGAGATGAATGCATTTTGAGCAGAccgattcttttttttttttgtttttgtttctctctctcttttttaaaggttaaaaataaataaaaatgaaacaaaaaataaaggaaaatttattgttattacttttgtaacttttattttttccatatgtattgatattggAACATTTATTGAGAAATCAGTGAATTTTGTCACTGCGTAAaatatgttttatgatttggatttttatttttgttcatgtttacttttttaaaaataaataatgataTCAAGTcgacaatattttcgaaaaactTATTTTAGAGATTAAAAATAGTTTGAACAAATTCTTATATTTGATAATATATTAGGAATCGTCGCAAACACATGGCTTATGTTTTATGTATTATATTATTGTAtgctttttttaaataattttgaaatttttatataGTATTTTGCtttcttgtaaaaaaaatttgtagtttctatacattatttaaaaaaaataaaataaaataatatttggaaaaataagtatctatatatttatttagaaaagaACAAAATGTATTATTTAGAAAAGGGGGGGACATTATAGGCCATTTATATTCGGTAATCAAagatggttttattttaaaatcacatattcttaattaaaacCAGCTATATAATCAGGTTCTAAAAGAGCGTGAAGTGCCTCGAAACGCCGATTTCGAGCCCCAAGTTTTTTAAGTTTAAGCGAGATTAGCACATGCTTAAGCGTGAAAAAACGTTTTTAATTTTTAGTGTAattgtaattatctcaaaccaataaatcgataaaataatacataaatatgataaatttaagtctgatacattaattctcatatttataaaaacataaaaaaactcaaaattatAATCTTTATTTGTTTCTGCAACTAGAcatacttaatcataattaaaattaaaaaataaacatctaaattataagcataatttattatt
Protein-coding sequences here:
- the LOC142547415 gene encoding F-box protein At5g46170-like, with the translated sequence MNPGEEIEILGFDDDLFDRLPDEIVLSIFNKLQDAKSLCLSMSVCKRFNSIVPKVDEVFLSIPWKRGREGGKECEEISSKNLFRNFVGRALMRFKPIRFISRMMRFRSRNGDNSCDYCSHYVPNGVLKPFDELRALHLRLPCHGFQKLGSRNGESGGNSTTFLKWKAEFGSQLQSCVIVGAKSWSEKCENHVVNSVEAEQESRVMTEAELKLRIVWTLSCLIAASARHYLIQETVKDRKMVENVVVSDESEQGMICMSKEQIEEMKGKGKGGILTDCRSLRMKIWYAEKMKLPGCGKVMEGATLVVIRPDSCGEGKWRRSNADLVAAAFGGEGEEKLVREFARKLVVIKKCLTLEMNAF